GGACAAACATAAGCAAATCTGCAGTTACGTGTCGATATATGGATCGAACTCGTGCGGGGCCAACATTTTCTCCCTATCTTGTGCCAGGTCGTACTTCCAGCTATATTTTCCGTCGACGCTGTCCACGTACTCCCGTCCCTCGGCGGCGGCGCGCCGGCGCTTCGCCACCCGGTCGATGACGCGCTCGAGGGCGACGTCGAACGCGTCCTTGAACGTCACGCCCTTGGCCGCCGGGTGCCGGTACAGCACGGTGGGGATGAGCCGGATGACCCGCTCCCGCATCTGCGCCACCTTCGCCGGCGGTATCCTGCTCAGCACCTCCTCGATGCTGGCGTTCCGCTCGACCACGTCGCCGTGCGGGATAAACACCGAGTAGCTCCGGTGGTCCCTGGGCAGGTGCCAGATGTACTGGAGGTAGGCGGAGATGGGGTGGAAGAAGACCGGGATGCAGCCGGCGAGGATGGTGTCGAAGGTGGACTTGCGCGTGTACCCGTCGCCGCGCGGCTGCACGCAGAACTCGGCGCTCTCCAGCAGCCGCATGGCGCGGCCCGGCGCGTAGTGCCCCGGCGCCGGCACGCCGAGCAGCGCGCACCGGCTCGACCTGCCGCACTGCTCCATGATCTGGGCGCGCACCGTGCGCTGGCTGCCGCCGCGGGCCCCGCCGGCGAAGCCCCAGAGAAACGGGCGGTCCATCTGGTGCACGCGGTCCTGCCAGCCGACCACCTCGGCGTCGGACGACGGGTGGGAGTGCGACGGGAACGGCACGGCGAAGTCGTTGCCGTGCCATGGGCTGGCTTCGGTGGTGAGGAACGTGGCGTTGAGGATGGCCGGGAAGGTCATGAGCGCGTTTCCCCAGCCGACGGCGTCCGGGCTGACGATGAAGTCCCACGTGCCCCGCCCGGACACCAGGAAGTGGTCGCGCCCGCCCATGGCGCGCCACTCTGGCCGCCGCGCCAGCCAGTCCACCACGTCCCGCGACAGGGCGTCCCGCGCCGCGAGGTCTTTGCTCCCGAGGTGCATCGCCGAGTCGAGCCCGGCGTAGAACGGGACGTACACCACGGCGGccgcggcggggtcggcggtgagGCACTCGTGCCGCCGCATCCGggcgtggaagatgaggccgagcatgtACTGGTCGGTGTCGTAGGCCCCGCTCTCCGGCAGCGACCCGTCCTCGCCGCCGCCCGTGATGTTCGGGCCGAACCCGTCGTTGGCCACGTCCTTGCACACGTCGGTGGAGCCCGAGATCCGGCGGCACTCGCGGACGAGGTCGGCGTTGAACCGCGGCGGCAGGTCGTACATGTACACGTACCGGCCGGCGCACGGGTCGCGGCGGAAGATGCGGGGCACCGAGAAGAAGGCCGCCGGCCTGAGCTGGAGCACGGTGGGCGCTGCCACCGCCGCGCTGACTGACTGCTGCACGCtggtggagaagtggtggtagaATACCAGCGCCCAGAAGACGACGTAGAGGAGCGCGAGGTAGAAGAGCCGGGACGGCCGCCGTGCGCCCCTCTCGGGGTTCTGCTTATCGTCGGCGGAGTGGTGcttgccatcgtcgtcgtcggcggcggccgcggcgtccAGATCTCGCTGGAGGCTCCGCGAGA
The Triticum dicoccoides isolate Atlit2015 ecotype Zavitan chromosome 3A, WEW_v2.0, whole genome shotgun sequence genome window above contains:
- the LOC119266666 gene encoding xyloglucan galactosyltransferase KATAMARI1 homolog → MKPFSRSLQRDLDAAAAADDDDGKHHSADDKQNPERGARRPSRLFYLALLYVVFWALVFYHHFSTSVQQSVSAAVAAPTVLQLRPAAFFSVPRIFRRDPCAGRYVYMYDLPPRFNADLVRECRRISGSTDVCKDVANDGFGPNITGGGEDGSLPESGAYDTDQYMLGLIFHARMRRHECLTADPAAAAVVYVPFYAGLDSAMHLGSKDLAARDALSRDVVDWLARRPEWRAMGGRDHFLVSGRGTWDFIVSPDAVGWGNALMTFPAILNATFLTTEASPWHGNDFAVPFPSHSHPSSDAEVVGWQDRVHQMDRPFLWGFAGGARGGSQRTVRAQIMEQCGRSSRCALLGVPAPGHYAPGRAMRLLESAEFCVQPRGDGYTRKSTFDTILAGCIPVFFHPISAYLQYIWHLPRDHRSYSVFIPHGDVVERNASIEEVLSRIPPAKVAQMRERVIRLIPTVLYRHPAAKGVTFKDAFDVALERVIDRVAKRRRAAAEGREYVDSVDGKYSWKYDLAQDREKMLAPHEFDPYIDT